A segment of the Deltaproteobacteria bacterium genome:
AATCTTAGCACCGGAAAGTCGCGAGTAGCAACGGCTCGGTAGTCTTATTCGCTCTGCCGATGCGCTCTGAGCTGGGCGAGGTAGCTCGCGCGCACAGAGGTCAGAAATTGCAGCGTCTCGGGCCACAGGTAATCGCGATAGGTGTAAGGCAAGCCGTGGAACCCGCCGTTGTAGTACAACAAG
Coding sequences within it:
- a CDS encoding DUF4416 family protein; its protein translation is SAGRRVNIDPGYLDAFKLVLASTKNASQRIYLDGGIFGEATLLYYNGGFHGLPYTYRDYLWPETLQFLTSVRASYLAQLRAHRQSE